The genomic DNA GCGCGGTGGGCGCTGCGTGGACACCTCCATGGGGCTGACCCCCTTGGAGGGGCTGGTGATGGGTACGCGCTCCGGTGACATGGATCCGGCCGTCATCTTCCATTTGATGCGGGTCGGCGGAATGTCCACGGACGAGGTCGACACTCTGCTCAACACGAAGAGCGGTCTGATCGGCCTGTGCGGCGACAACGACATGCGGGAGATCCGCCGCCGTGTCGACGAGGGCGACGAGCAGGCGGCGCTCGCCTTCGACATCTACATTCACCGACTGAAGAAGTACATAGGCGCCTACTACGCGGTCCTCGGCCGGGTGGACGCGGTCGCGTTCACGGCCGGGGTCGGCGAGAACGCGGCCCCGGTGCGCGCGGCCGCGATCGCGGGCCTGGAGGAACTGGGGCTGGTGGTCGACAGCGAGCGCAACGCCGTACGGAGCGACGAGCCGCGGATCGTCTCGCCCGAGGACGCGCGGGTCGCGGTCGCGGTGGTGCCGACCGACGAGGAACTGGAGATCGCCCAGCAGACGTACGCCCTCGTGGGCACGGCGCACCACCTCACCTGAGCGGCACCGCGCCCCTTTGTATCTTCCACCAGACGGAATATTCCGTAGCGAAACAAACCGATAGGATCGCCCTATGCGCCGTTCGAAAATCGTCTGTACTCTCGGCCCCGCGGTCGACTCCCACGAGCAGCTCGTCACGCTGATCGAGGCCGGCATGAACGTGGCCCGCTTCAACTTCAGCCACGGCACGCACGCCGAGCACCAGGGCCGGTACGACCGGGTCCGGGCCGCGGCCGCCGAGACCGGCAAGGCCATCGGTGTCCTCGCGGACCTCCAGGGCCCGAAGATCCGGCTGGAGACCTTCGCCGAGGGTCCCGTCGAGCTGGTGCGCGGTGACGAGTTCATCATCACCACCGAGGACGTGCCGGGCGACAAGCACATCTGCGGCACGACGTACAAGGGCCTGCCCGGGGACGTCTCCAAGGGCGACCAGATCCTCATCAACGACGGCAACGTCGAGCTGCGGGTCGTCGAGGTCGACGGGCCGCGGGTCAAGACGGTCGTCATCGAGGGCGGCGTGATCTCCGACCACAAGGGCATCAACCTGCCCGGCGCGGCCGTGAACGTGCCCGCGCTGTCCGACAAGGACATCGAGGACCTGCGCTTCGCCCTGAAGATGGGCTGCGACCTGGTCGCGCTGTCCTTCGTGCGCGACGCGAGCGACGTGAAGGACGTCCACAAGGTGATGGACGAGGAGGGCCGCCGGGTCCCCGTCATCGCCAAGGTGGAGAAGCCGCAGGCGGTGGAGAACATGGAGGCCGTCGTCGCGGCCTTCGACGGCGTGATGGTGGCGCGCGGCGACCTGGCCGTCGAGTACCCGCTCGAGAAGGTCCCGATGGTGCAGAAGCGCCTCGTGGAGCTGTGCCGCCGCAACGCCAAGCCGGTGATCGTCGCGACCCAGATGATGGAGTCGATGATCACCAACTCCCGCCCGACGCGCGCCGAGGCGTCCGACGTGGCCAACGCGATCCTCGACGGCGCGGACGCGGTGATGCTGTCCGCCGAGTCGTCGGTCGGCGCCTACCCGATCGAGACGGTCAAGACGATGTCGAAGATCGTCACGGCGGCGGAGGAAGAGCTGCTGTCGAAGGGCCTGCAGCCGCTGGTCCCCGGCAAGAAGCCCCGTACGCAGGGTGGTTCGGTCGCCCGCGCGGCCTGCGAGATCGCCGACTTCCTGGGCGGCAAGGGCCTGGTGGCCTTCACCAAGTCGGGCGACACCGCCCGTCGGCTCTCCCGCTATCGCGCGGCCCAGCCGATCCTGGCCTTCACCACGGACGAGGGCACGCGCAACCAGCTCGCACTGAGCTGGGGCGTCGAGTCCCACGTCGTGCCGTTCGTGAACAGCACCGACGAGATGGTCGACCTGGTCGACTCCGAGCTGCAGAACCTGAAGCGGTTCAACGACGGCGACGTCGTCGTGATGACCGCCGGCTCGCCCCCCGGCGTCCCGGGCACGACGAACATGGTGCGAGTGCACCACCTGGGCGAGGGCAAGCGCGCCTGACCCGACCTGTGTACGCGCTGGAGGGCGCCCCCTGCGTGCGGGGGGCGCCCTTCGGCGTTTCACTTCGACCATGCTCCGCCGCGCCGCGAACGCCGCCGCACAGAGCTGTGGCCGGGTTCCTCGCGGTCCTGCGAGGAACCCGGCCACAGCTCTTGATGCGGCTCCCGGACGGGTCGGTGGGCGGCGTCAGCCGGTGATGTACTGGTGGAGCCCCGGCACGTGCAGCGTTCCGCCGAACTGGCCGGCCTGGATGACCGTCACTTTGGTGAAGTAGATCAGCGGGATGTTCAGCGGCGGGGGGTTCTCCGGGTCGAACGTGACCGGGATCAGGCCGAACAGATTGCCGGAGATGCTCTCCGTGTACATGATCGTCTTGCCGTCACTGATGGTGGACTTCGTGCCCTCGCCCGCCTGGACGTGGTAGGTCTTGCCGCCGTCGCCGACGACGAGCTGGTGCAGGTCACCGATCTCGGTGCCCTGGGAGATCACGTACTTCAGGACCTTTTTGACCTTGCCGCCGGCCGTGCGCACCTTGACGACGCCCTGGTAGTCGGCACCCTCGAGCTTCAGCGAACTGGCCTTGAGCGTCCAGGGGTCGTCGGGCAGGTTGATGCTGTTGTCGATACCGCCCTGGTCGTCGGTGGCGGCCTTGCAGTCCTTCGGGTCCGTGGTGGAGCTCGCGGACGCCGACGGGCTGGGGGTGGCCGAGGAAGTGGCCTCGTCGGCCGCTTCCTTCGCCTTCTCCGTGGCGTCCTCGGCCGCCTTCGACGCCGTGTTCGTCGCGTCCTGCGCGGTGTCCTTGACCGTGTCGGTGACCTTGTCGGTCGTGTCCTTGACGGTGTCGGAGGTGTCCTTGCTCGCGCTCGCCGAGGCGGAGGCCGTCGGGGTGGGGGTGGCGCTCGCCGACGGGCTGTCGGGGGTGAGGACGTCCTTGATCGCGTCGCCGATTTCCTCGAGCACGTTGCCGCTGCTCTCGGACGCCGACGGGGTCGCCGTGGACGTGTCGCCGCCCGACGACTTGTCCGACGTACCGGCGGAAGACGAGGACGCGGACGCGGACGCGGACGGCGTGGGCTCGGCCTTGTCGTCGGAACCTGAATCCGACGAAGAGGTCTTGTCCGAGGACGCGGAGGCCGAGGGGCTCGGCTCCGCCGAGTCGCCCTTGTCCGACGCGTCGTCGGACGCGGAGG from Streptomyces avermitilis MA-4680 = NBRC 14893 includes the following:
- a CDS encoding YtxH domain-containing protein; protein product: MSADEVHGESSSALAQVRSGPRHAAPRKPLFTRFHMPAGKAIAIAAMPTAVLMGMGFTPTLAQADDQPLSKSELADEYKNCVAALEDGASASATPSPSASASDDASDKGDSAEPSPSASASSDKTSSSDSGSDDKAEPTPSASASASSSSAGTSDKSSGGDTSTATPSASESSGNVLEEIGDAIKDVLTPDSPSASATPTPTASASASASKDTSDTVKDTTDKVTDTVKDTAQDATNTASKAAEDATEKAKEAADEATSSATPSPSASASSTTDPKDCKAATDDQGGIDNSINLPDDPWTLKASSLKLEGADYQGVVKVRTAGGKVKKVLKYVISQGTEIGDLHQLVVGDGGKTYHVQAGEGTKSTISDGKTIMYTESISGNLFGLIPVTFDPENPPPLNIPLIYFTKVTVIQAGQFGGTLHVPGLHQYITG
- the pyk gene encoding pyruvate kinase; its protein translation is MRRSKIVCTLGPAVDSHEQLVTLIEAGMNVARFNFSHGTHAEHQGRYDRVRAAAAETGKAIGVLADLQGPKIRLETFAEGPVELVRGDEFIITTEDVPGDKHICGTTYKGLPGDVSKGDQILINDGNVELRVVEVDGPRVKTVVIEGGVISDHKGINLPGAAVNVPALSDKDIEDLRFALKMGCDLVALSFVRDASDVKDVHKVMDEEGRRVPVIAKVEKPQAVENMEAVVAAFDGVMVARGDLAVEYPLEKVPMVQKRLVELCRRNAKPVIVATQMMESMITNSRPTRAEASDVANAILDGADAVMLSAESSVGAYPIETVKTMSKIVTAAEEELLSKGLQPLVPGKKPRTQGGSVARAACEIADFLGGKGLVAFTKSGDTARRLSRYRAAQPILAFTTDEGTRNQLALSWGVESHVVPFVNSTDEMVDLVDSELQNLKRFNDGDVVVMTAGSPPGVPGTTNMVRVHHLGEGKRA